The region TATTACCTGTTTTTAACTTACCTACCCCAACTGGAGACCTAAGCATCGGCTCAAAAGATATCTACATTCAAACTGATCGTCCAGAAACTATAACTCTAAAGGAAGGGGACCAACGGGAATTAATGGTTAAAGTTTGGTACCCGGCCCAGATTGAAAATGAAGATATAGAAAAATACCTGGATAAAGGAAACAGGCTCGGCTTTGCGGCTAAATATGGCCTCCCAGGCTGGACTATGGATTATTTAGACCTTATTAAAACCAACACCTATAAAAATCCAGAGGTTACCAAAGGAAAATTCCCTGTGTTAATTTTTTCACACGGCCATTATTCTAAGGCTTTTGGTTACTATGCACTTATCGAGGAAATTGTGAGCCACGGTTACATTGTTTTAAATATCAATCATACATATGAAAGTACAGGTTCGCTATTTCCAAATGGAGAAATACAGCTATATAATACAACCTATGATAGTTTAAACAATGATCAGCAAATGGCTGAAATGGCCTGGAATGCCACCCAGAAATTTAATCAGGCAGAAAATGCTGAAGATGAATTTAAAGCAATAGAAAATTTATTGCAGGATTATATCGCAGCGGAAAGCATTAAAAGATGGAGTAAGGATATTTCTTCGGTGATAGATCATTTAGAAAGTAAAGATGAATTTTCGTTCCTAGATAATCATATTCTAAATTCAAATATTGGCGTTTTTGGCCATTCCCATGGAGGAGCCGCAGCAGGACAGGTTTTAATTGAAGATGACCGGGTTAAAGCGGCAATTAATATTGACGGTACACAGTGGGGTTCTATGGTAGAAAGCACTTTAGATAAATCCTTTGCATATATTTCTTCTGAGTGGCCGCCAGATCAACCAAATTTCAATAAGCATGCGTTTAGAAATCAAGGTACCGCTGATTTTTATAATATTAAAATTAAAAATACAGGTCATTCAAATTTTATGGACATCCCACTAATGGTTAATATTTCTGCAGTAAATGAGGCCGGAAATATTGATCCTTTCAAGGCTTACAAGGCTACCAACTCACTGGTAATCGAGTTCTTTGATAAATACCTTATGGATCAATCGAAAGATATCTCTAAGCTAGAAAAAGAATTTCAAGGAATAATTTCTATAGACTCGGGTTTTTAATTTGAATCGAAATGAAGAACATAAGATGAGGTATGTTGAGCGGTGTTCGGCGGCGGTTTTTCTAATTCCTGATTTCTATTATATAATTTGAAACATTCAAATTTGCTGATTTAATGGTATACCTAACTTTTTCGTAATTTAGATAATTAAGTCACTCACCCCATTTCCTTCCACTTCGCAAAAGCTTCATTTCAGAAAAAGAGGTTAATTACAAGTGATCTTGGACACAAGTCGAAAAGCTCTAAAGAGAATTGATAAATAAGATGATGACTTGAAGCTTTTTAACTCAAGTCCGCTGCGGCTAACTTAAATTGACCGATCAGGATTTCAAAGCTTCCTTTTAACACCTTCTTATTTCACCTTCCCTTTTGCTGCTAAAGAAACAAGCTTCAAAATTAACCGGAGTGCATAAACCGCTTTGCTATTTATAACTCCTCTATAATTTCAAAACTTTAAAGTAAGAAGCCACTTTCCAGTCCTTTTTCAGGATTTTGCGAATTTGGGTGAGAGCAGTGCGAAGCCTGGTTTTACCGATAGCATTTAAATCATCTATCGGGCAAAAATTTATTTCTTCCATATCGTTATCTTCCATGACCATAAGTAGAATATTGGCCAGTTCTTTTTTGGCTATTTCGGAGTGATGGTGCCACCTGTTTCGGTCAAACAGTGCCACTTTGAAAGATACTGCAATTATATAAAAAAATAATGTTACTCGTTCTTTAAAGCTCCTTTTCTTAATGATTCTCCTTTGAGGTCGATCCGATGTGAGGAGTTTACAATTCTATCCAGGATAGCGTCTGCAATAGTTCCTTCCCCAATAATATCATACCAGGCTGATACAGGTATTTG is a window of Salegentibacter salegens DNA encoding:
- a CDS encoding alpha/beta hydrolase family protein; amino-acid sequence: MRLFEFFLLLIVSAYPILVLLKLKIPKKKTFAFFLGVILLLHFFLEGARWQMTPGYLIALSLIFLLLKQPEWGKWSLLKKTFSIISFGIILALGWFLPIVLPVFNLPTPTGDLSIGSKDIYIQTDRPETITLKEGDQRELMVKVWYPAQIENEDIEKYLDKGNRLGFAAKYGLPGWTMDYLDLIKTNTYKNPEVTKGKFPVLIFSHGHYSKAFGYYALIEEIVSHGYIVLNINHTYESTGSLFPNGEIQLYNTTYDSLNNDQQMAEMAWNATQKFNQAENAEDEFKAIENLLQDYIAAESIKRWSKDISSVIDHLESKDEFSFLDNHILNSNIGVFGHSHGGAAAGQVLIEDDRVKAAINIDGTQWGSMVESTLDKSFAYISSEWPPDQPNFNKHAFRNQGTADFYNIKIKNTGHSNFMDIPLMVNISAVNEAGNIDPFKAYKATNSLVIEFFDKYLMDQSKDISKLEKEFQGIISIDSGF